In Triticum aestivum cultivar Chinese Spring chromosome 5B, IWGSC CS RefSeq v2.1, whole genome shotgun sequence, the following proteins share a genomic window:
- the LOC123114601 gene encoding uncharacterized protein, protein MIKGTGFGLAGQNGQEMTNGDTPTIGYRGVGYNPNFAHADEYPPSQEHVQIQKEPIDLNVMSNKETRTHYRTDDKRHIYSEILARNGGGNRLKHGVSKVVALACECPRRIVQRVWQQAKNGGGITGVKNNRKLKSGRKKINLNIDALEAIPPGERTTLEQVAGHLNLSTTTVWRR, encoded by the exons ATGATCAAAGGAACTGGGTTCGGCCTTGCTGGACAGAATGGGCAGGAGATGACCAACGGAGACACTCCAACAATTGGCTACCGAGGGGTTGGATACAACCCAAATTTTGCCCATGCCGACGAATACCCTCCTAGTCAAGAGCATGTTCAAATCCAAAAAGAACCTATCGATTTGA ATGTTAtgtcgaacaaggagacaagaacGCACTACCGTACAGATGATAAGCGACACATATATTCTGAGATCCTTGCCCGTAATGGTGGGGGTAATAGGTTGAAGCATGGAGTTTCTAAAGTTGTTGCACTAGCTTGTGAATGTCCAAGGAGAATAGTGCAAAGGGTATGGCAGCAGGCTAAAAATGGTGGAGGCATTACAGGGGTAAAAAACAATCGGAAGCTCAAATCAGGAAGGAAAAAGATAAATTTAAACATAGATGCATTGGAGGCCATCCCACCTGGAGAGAGAACAACATTAGAACAAGTTGCTGGACATCTAAACTTGTCAACTACCACTGTTTGGAGGAGGTGA